A region from the bacterium genome encodes:
- a CDS encoding secretin N-terminal domain-containing protein, producing the protein MKLLNATKNLFPCFTALLLALLLINTPAFSENIKSLNEINDNTINGLARKDMTTDTVKLSLFNKDNGLINLESDIRFFSENLTIDMTLKDVDVASILRIIAGEGHKNIVIDQSVMGNISAELKKISLNQAMQVILTSQELEARLSNNTIFVASRPVMAKKGLNRRFIKTFKLNNSNPVEIAQILEASIFNKGYKVSEKTGGTAMAEIASGAGQTASSEQQAQTGSSTGQSSLADSKIIKGKVEEIIPGANFGDAGKLASTIQIQQPKVSTQPIQINNNDGGAIVIPDTRTNSILVAGLKEDILMAEEAIKTLDKALRQVSIEVSLIELKKDDTSNIGVLYNTEGGSLSGGFNSVTGEFPGYGFSSLANQSGVTLNTLSSLNNNFAAKLNTLITNKKAKLLANPQILALDGSESLIKITDQVVSKVTTTITQTSTTYNTEIADVGIVLNILPKIGDDDYITMKIRPSITDPLPEITVGDFLNGGAAVKITPVSTREVILQNVRVKSGETLAIAGLTKENNSEIIGKIPLLGDLLGVGKLFQNKEYIHNKTELIILITPKIVDEPIATAI; encoded by the coding sequence ATGAAGCTGCTCAATGCCACAAAAAATCTGTTTCCCTGCTTTACTGCATTATTACTGGCTCTATTATTGATTAATACGCCTGCTTTTTCGGAGAATATTAAATCCTTAAACGAAATTAATGATAACACTATTAACGGACTTGCTCGAAAAGACATGACTACTGATACAGTAAAGCTTTCCCTGTTTAATAAAGATAATGGTTTAATAAATCTTGAATCAGATATTAGATTTTTTTCTGAAAATTTAACAATTGATATGACTCTTAAAGATGTTGATGTGGCTTCTATTTTAAGAATTATTGCCGGGGAAGGACATAAAAATATAGTTATAGACCAGAGCGTGATGGGAAATATCAGCGCAGAACTTAAAAAAATCTCACTTAATCAAGCTATGCAGGTAATTTTAACAAGTCAGGAACTGGAAGCAAGACTTTCAAATAACACTATTTTTGTCGCTTCAAGACCTGTAATGGCAAAAAAAGGCTTAAACAGAAGATTTATAAAAACTTTCAAACTCAACAATTCAAACCCTGTTGAGATAGCTCAAATTCTGGAAGCAAGCATCTTTAATAAAGGATATAAAGTCTCGGAAAAAACGGGCGGTACTGCCATGGCAGAAATTGCTTCAGGTGCAGGACAAACAGCTTCTTCTGAGCAGCAAGCACAAACAGGGTCTTCAACAGGACAAAGCAGCCTTGCAGATTCTAAAATAATTAAAGGAAAAGTTGAAGAAATTATTCCCGGAGCAAATTTTGGGGATGCAGGCAAACTTGCAAGCACAATACAGATTCAGCAGCCAAAAGTTTCAACACAGCCTATTCAAATAAACAACAATGACGGCGGAGCTATTGTTATTCCTGATACAAGAACAAACTCTATTCTGGTTGCAGGTCTAAAAGAAGATATTTTGATGGCTGAAGAAGCTATAAAAACACTGGACAAAGCCTTAAGACAGGTTTCAATAGAAGTTTCACTTATAGAACTAAAAAAAGATGATACAAGCAATATTGGAGTTCTTTATAACACAGAAGGCGGAAGCCTTAGCGGCGGATTTAACAGCGTTACGGGCGAATTTCCCGGTTATGGTTTCTCTTCTCTGGCGAACCAGTCAGGTGTTACCTTAAATACACTTAGTTCTCTAAATAATAATTTTGCAGCAAAATTAAATACTCTTATTACGAATAAAAAAGCAAAACTCCTCGCAAACCCTCAAATTCTTGCACTTGACGGCAGTGAATCATTGATTAAAATTACTGATCAGGTAGTAAGTAAAGTTACAACTACTATTACACAGACATCTACAACTTATAATACTGAAATAGCCGATGTCGGCATAGTTTTAAATATTTTGCCTAAAATAGGAGATGATGACTACATAACAATGAAAATTAGACCTTCAATAACAGATCCGTTGCCTGAAATAACTGTTGGTGATTTTCTGAACGGTGGAGCAGCAGTAAAAATAACACCTGTATCTACAAGAGAAGTAATTCTTCAGAATGTAAGGGTAAAATCAGGAGAAACTCTTGCAATTGCAGGTCTTACAAAAGAAAACAACTCTGAAATAATCGGAAAAATACCATTATTAGGCGACTTACTCGGTGTAGGCAAGTTGTTCCAAAACAAAGAATATATTCATAATAAAACCGAACTTATAATATTAATCACGCCAAAAATAGTGGATGAACCAATCGCAACAGCTATTTAA